In the Gossypium raimondii isolate GPD5lz chromosome 9, ASM2569854v1, whole genome shotgun sequence genome, one interval contains:
- the LOC105800024 gene encoding protein argonaute 1 isoform X1 — translation MVRKKRTDVPSAGGESSQSHDTGVGSGRATQRPPQQGGAGGGGYSTGRRLVPQSQQTGRGGYSAGGRGRGTSQQQFAERPPEYQGRGRGGPPQQGGRGSYGSGRGSGGSGGGPFHGGPSRPPYPELHQATQPFHGPASFEAGSSSRPPEHAPSAQSLHIPEEAGQAIQPVPSSSKSVRFPLRPGKGCTGTKCIVKANHFFAELPDKDLHQYDVTITPEVASRGVNRAVMEQLVKLYRESYLGKHLPAYDGRKSLYTAGPLPFVSKEFTITLIDDDDGSGMQRRECEFRVVIKLAARADLHHLGLFLQGKQADAPQEALQVLDIVLRELPTSRYCPVGRSFYSPYLGRRQSLGEGIESWRGFYQSIRPTQMGLSLNIDMSSTAFIEPLPVIDFVAQLLNRDVSSRPLSDADRVKIKKALRGVKVEVTHRGNMRRKYRISGLTSQATRELTFPVDERGTMKSVVEYFYETYGFVIQHTQWPCLQVGNQQRANYLPMEVCKIVEGQRYSKRLNERQITALLRVTCQRPQEREYDIIETVHQNAYHEDPHAKEFGIKISEKLASVEARILPAPWLKYHDTGREKNCLPQVGQWNMMNKKMVNGGTVNNWICINFSRQVQDSVALRFCYELSQMCYISGMAFTPEPVLPPISARPEQVEKVLKTRYHDAMTKLQTQRKELDLLIVILPDNNGSLYGDLKRICETDLGIVSQCCLTKHVFKMSKQYLANVALKINVKVGGRNTVLVDAISRRIPLVSDRPTIIFGADVTHPHPGEDSSPSIAAVVASQDWPEITKYAGLVCAQAHRQELIQDLFKTWQDPVRGTVSGGMIKELLISFRRATGHKPQRIIFYRDGVSEGQFYQVLLYELDAIRKACASLEPNYQPPVTFVVVQKRHHTRLFANNHNDRNAVDKSGNILPGTVVDSKICHPTEFDFYLCSHAGIQGTSRPAHYHVLWDENKFTADALQSLTNNLCYTYARCTRSVSIVPPAYYAHLAAFRARFYMEPETSDSGSMISGPAAGRGGMGGSAGPRSTRAPAAATAVRPLPALKENVKRVMFYC, via the exons ATGGTTAGGAAGAAGAGAACTGATGTTCCTTCTGCTGGAGGTGAGAGCTCCCAGTCCCATGACACTGGTGTTGGCAGTGGTCGTGCTACCCAACGCCCTCCTCAGCAAGGAGGAGCTGGAGGGGGAGGTTACTCAACTGGAAGACGTCTGGTTCCACAGTCCCAGCAAACTGGTCGGGGAGGTTACAGTGCTGGTGGTCGGGGTCGCGGTACGTCACAACAGCAGTTTGCTGAAAGACCCCCTGAATACCAAGGTAGAGGAAGGGGTGGGCCTCCCCAGCAAGGAGGTCGTGGGAGCTATGGAAGTGGTCGAGGCAGTGGTGGCAGTGGAGGAGGGCCTTTCCATGGTGGACCATCCCGACCACCTTATCCCGAGCTGCACCAAGCAACCCAACCTTTTCATGGGCCTGCATCATTTGAGGCAGGTTCTTCATCCAGACCCCCTGAGCATGCACCATCGGCACAGTCGCTTCACATCCCGGAAGAAGCTGGCCAAGCAATTCAGCCAGTCCCTTCATCAAGCAAGTCTGTGAGGTTTCCTCTTCGGCCTGGAAAGGGTTGCACTGGCACAAAGTGTATAGTCAAGGCTAATCATTTCTTTGCTGAATTGCCAGATAAAGATTTGCACCAGTATGAT GTTACTATAACACCGGAGGTTGCATCACGTGGAGTGAACCGAGCTGTAATGGAGCAGCTGGTAAAATTATACAGAGAATCATATCTTGGAAAGCACCTTCCTGCTTATGATGGTCGAAAGAGCCTTTACACCGCTGGGCCTCTCCCTTTTGTGTCAAAGGAGTTTACGATCACCcttattgatgatgatgatgggtCGGGAATGCAAAG AAGAGAGTGCGAATTTAGAGTTGTGATCAAACTGGCTGCACGTGCTGATCTGCATCATCTTGGACTCTTTCTGCAAGGGAAGCAAGCTGATGCACCTCAGGAAGCTCTTCAGGTTCTTGACATTGTTCTTCGTGAATTACCTACTTCTAG GTACTGTCCTGTTGGCCGTTCATTTTACTCCCCTTACCTAGGGAGAAGGCAATCTTTGGGTGAGGGAATAGAAAGTTGGCGTGGTTTCTACCAAAGCATTCGTCCCACACAGATGGGGCTCTCACTTAATATTG ATATGTCTTCAACTGCTTTCATTGAGCCATTGCCAGTTATTGATTTTGTGGCACAATTGCTGAATCGGGATGTTTCTTCTAGACCACTATCTGATGCTGATCGTGTGAAG ATCAAAAAGGCTCTTAGAGGAGTCAAGGTGGAAGTTACGCACCGAGGAAACATGCGAAGAAAATATCGCATATCTGGTTTAACATCACAAGCAACTAGAGAGCTGAC TTTTCCTGTAGATGAAAGAGGTACAATGAAATCTGTTGTGGAGTACTTTTATGAAACTTATGGTTTCGTAATCCAACACACCCAATGGCCTTGTCTACAAGTCGGAAACCAGCAGAGAGCAAATTATTTGCCAATGGAG GTATGCAAGATTGTTGAGGGTCAGAGGTACTCCAAGAGGTTGAATGAGAGACAGATCACTGCTCTGCTGAGGGTCACCTGCCAGCGTCCTCAGGAAAGGGAGTATGATATCATTGAG ACAGTACATCAGAATGCTTACCATGAGGACCCTCATGCCAAggaatttggaattaaaattagCGAGAAGCTTGCTTCAGTTGAAGCACGCATTCTACCTGCACCATGG CTTAAATATCATGATACGGGTAGAGAGAAGAACTGCCTTCCTCAAGTTGGGCAATGGAATATGATGAATAAG AAAATGGTTAATGGTGGGACTGTAAACAACTGGATCTGCATAAATTTTTCTCGGCAAGTCCAAGATAGTGTGGCACTAAGGTTTTGTTATGAACTTTCACAAATGTGTTATATCTCTGGCATG GCTTTTACTCCTGAACCAGTGCTTCCTCCAATTAGTGCTCGTCCAGAGCAAGTGGAGAAGGTCTTGAAAACAAGATATCATGATGCCATGACTAAACTCCAAACCCAGCGCAAAGAGCTTGACCTGCTAATTGTTATTCTTCCAGACAATAATGGCTCTCTTTATG GTGATTTGAAAAGGATTTGTGAGACAGATCTTGGAATTGTTTCTCAGTGCTGCTTGACtaaacatgtatttaaaatGAGCAAACAGTATTTGGCTAACGTGGCATTGAAGATTAATGTCAAGGTTGGAGGAAGGAATACAGTTCTTGTTGATGCGATATCACGACGAATACCTCTAGTCAGTGACCGCCCGACTATAATTTTTGGTGCTGATGTTACCCATCCGCACCCTGGGGAGGATTCAAGCCCTTCTATTGCAGCT GTTGTTGCCTCCCAAGATTGGCCCGAGATTACGAAGTATGCTGGTTTGGTTTGTGCTCAAGCTCATCGCCAGGAGCTCATCCAAGATTTATTCAAGACATGGCAGGATCCAGTAAGGGGGACTGTTTCTGGTGGCATGATTAA GGAGCTCCTAATATCTTTCCGAAGAGCAACTGGACATAAGCCACAGCGCATCATATTCTACAG GGATGGTGTCAGTGAAGGCCAGTTTTATCAAGTGTTGTTGTATGAACTAGATGCTATTCGTAAG GCATGTGCTTCTTTGGAGCCAAATTATCAGCCTCCTGTTACCTTTGTTGTAGTACAAAAGCGACACCACACAAGGTTGTTTGCTAACAACCATAATGATCGCAATGCTGTTGACAAGAGTGGGAATATTTTGCCTG GCACAGTGGTGGACTCCAAAATCTGTCATCCCACGGAGTTTGACTTCTACTTATGTAGCCATGCTGGGATTCAG GGTACAAGCCGTCCAGCTCATTATCATGTGCTATGGGATGAGAACAAGTTTACAGCTGATGCTTTGCAGTCTCTTACAAATAACCTTTGCTATAC ATATGCAAGGTGCACGCGATCTGTGTCTATCG TTCCCCCTGCATACTATGCTCATCTTGCTGCATTCCGAGCTCGTTTTTACATGGAACCAGAGACTTCAGACAGTGGATCAATGATAAGTGGCCCTGCAGCAGGGCGAGGAGGTATGGGTGGAAGTGCTGGTCCACGAAGCACAAGAGCACCTGCTGCTGCTACTGCTGTGAGACCTCTGCCTGCCCTTAAGGAAAATGTCAAGCGGGTTATGTTTTATTGTTAG
- the LOC105800024 gene encoding protein argonaute 1 isoform X2, whose protein sequence is MVRKKRTDVPSAGGESSQSHDTGVGSGRATQRPPQQGGAGGGGYSTGRRLVPQSQQTGRGGYSAGGRGRGTSQQQFAERPPEYQGRGRGGPPQQGGRGSYGSGRGSGGSGGGPFHGGPSRPPYPELHQATQPFHGPASFEAGSSSRPPEHAPSAQSLHIPEEAGQAIQPVPSSSKSVRFPLRPGKGCTGTKCIVKANHFFAELPDKDLHQYDVTITPEVASRGVNRAVMEQLVKLYRESYLGKHLPAYDGRKSLYTAGPLPFVSKEFTITLIDDDDGSGMQRECEFRVVIKLAARADLHHLGLFLQGKQADAPQEALQVLDIVLRELPTSRYCPVGRSFYSPYLGRRQSLGEGIESWRGFYQSIRPTQMGLSLNIDMSSTAFIEPLPVIDFVAQLLNRDVSSRPLSDADRVKIKKALRGVKVEVTHRGNMRRKYRISGLTSQATRELTFPVDERGTMKSVVEYFYETYGFVIQHTQWPCLQVGNQQRANYLPMEVCKIVEGQRYSKRLNERQITALLRVTCQRPQEREYDIIETVHQNAYHEDPHAKEFGIKISEKLASVEARILPAPWLKYHDTGREKNCLPQVGQWNMMNKKMVNGGTVNNWICINFSRQVQDSVALRFCYELSQMCYISGMAFTPEPVLPPISARPEQVEKVLKTRYHDAMTKLQTQRKELDLLIVILPDNNGSLYGDLKRICETDLGIVSQCCLTKHVFKMSKQYLANVALKINVKVGGRNTVLVDAISRRIPLVSDRPTIIFGADVTHPHPGEDSSPSIAAVVASQDWPEITKYAGLVCAQAHRQELIQDLFKTWQDPVRGTVSGGMIKELLISFRRATGHKPQRIIFYRDGVSEGQFYQVLLYELDAIRKACASLEPNYQPPVTFVVVQKRHHTRLFANNHNDRNAVDKSGNILPGTVVDSKICHPTEFDFYLCSHAGIQGTSRPAHYHVLWDENKFTADALQSLTNNLCYTYARCTRSVSIVPPAYYAHLAAFRARFYMEPETSDSGSMISGPAAGRGGMGGSAGPRSTRAPAAATAVRPLPALKENVKRVMFYC, encoded by the exons ATGGTTAGGAAGAAGAGAACTGATGTTCCTTCTGCTGGAGGTGAGAGCTCCCAGTCCCATGACACTGGTGTTGGCAGTGGTCGTGCTACCCAACGCCCTCCTCAGCAAGGAGGAGCTGGAGGGGGAGGTTACTCAACTGGAAGACGTCTGGTTCCACAGTCCCAGCAAACTGGTCGGGGAGGTTACAGTGCTGGTGGTCGGGGTCGCGGTACGTCACAACAGCAGTTTGCTGAAAGACCCCCTGAATACCAAGGTAGAGGAAGGGGTGGGCCTCCCCAGCAAGGAGGTCGTGGGAGCTATGGAAGTGGTCGAGGCAGTGGTGGCAGTGGAGGAGGGCCTTTCCATGGTGGACCATCCCGACCACCTTATCCCGAGCTGCACCAAGCAACCCAACCTTTTCATGGGCCTGCATCATTTGAGGCAGGTTCTTCATCCAGACCCCCTGAGCATGCACCATCGGCACAGTCGCTTCACATCCCGGAAGAAGCTGGCCAAGCAATTCAGCCAGTCCCTTCATCAAGCAAGTCTGTGAGGTTTCCTCTTCGGCCTGGAAAGGGTTGCACTGGCACAAAGTGTATAGTCAAGGCTAATCATTTCTTTGCTGAATTGCCAGATAAAGATTTGCACCAGTATGAT GTTACTATAACACCGGAGGTTGCATCACGTGGAGTGAACCGAGCTGTAATGGAGCAGCTGGTAAAATTATACAGAGAATCATATCTTGGAAAGCACCTTCCTGCTTATGATGGTCGAAAGAGCCTTTACACCGCTGGGCCTCTCCCTTTTGTGTCAAAGGAGTTTACGATCACCcttattgatgatgatgatgggtCGGGAATGCAAAG AGAGTGCGAATTTAGAGTTGTGATCAAACTGGCTGCACGTGCTGATCTGCATCATCTTGGACTCTTTCTGCAAGGGAAGCAAGCTGATGCACCTCAGGAAGCTCTTCAGGTTCTTGACATTGTTCTTCGTGAATTACCTACTTCTAG GTACTGTCCTGTTGGCCGTTCATTTTACTCCCCTTACCTAGGGAGAAGGCAATCTTTGGGTGAGGGAATAGAAAGTTGGCGTGGTTTCTACCAAAGCATTCGTCCCACACAGATGGGGCTCTCACTTAATATTG ATATGTCTTCAACTGCTTTCATTGAGCCATTGCCAGTTATTGATTTTGTGGCACAATTGCTGAATCGGGATGTTTCTTCTAGACCACTATCTGATGCTGATCGTGTGAAG ATCAAAAAGGCTCTTAGAGGAGTCAAGGTGGAAGTTACGCACCGAGGAAACATGCGAAGAAAATATCGCATATCTGGTTTAACATCACAAGCAACTAGAGAGCTGAC TTTTCCTGTAGATGAAAGAGGTACAATGAAATCTGTTGTGGAGTACTTTTATGAAACTTATGGTTTCGTAATCCAACACACCCAATGGCCTTGTCTACAAGTCGGAAACCAGCAGAGAGCAAATTATTTGCCAATGGAG GTATGCAAGATTGTTGAGGGTCAGAGGTACTCCAAGAGGTTGAATGAGAGACAGATCACTGCTCTGCTGAGGGTCACCTGCCAGCGTCCTCAGGAAAGGGAGTATGATATCATTGAG ACAGTACATCAGAATGCTTACCATGAGGACCCTCATGCCAAggaatttggaattaaaattagCGAGAAGCTTGCTTCAGTTGAAGCACGCATTCTACCTGCACCATGG CTTAAATATCATGATACGGGTAGAGAGAAGAACTGCCTTCCTCAAGTTGGGCAATGGAATATGATGAATAAG AAAATGGTTAATGGTGGGACTGTAAACAACTGGATCTGCATAAATTTTTCTCGGCAAGTCCAAGATAGTGTGGCACTAAGGTTTTGTTATGAACTTTCACAAATGTGTTATATCTCTGGCATG GCTTTTACTCCTGAACCAGTGCTTCCTCCAATTAGTGCTCGTCCAGAGCAAGTGGAGAAGGTCTTGAAAACAAGATATCATGATGCCATGACTAAACTCCAAACCCAGCGCAAAGAGCTTGACCTGCTAATTGTTATTCTTCCAGACAATAATGGCTCTCTTTATG GTGATTTGAAAAGGATTTGTGAGACAGATCTTGGAATTGTTTCTCAGTGCTGCTTGACtaaacatgtatttaaaatGAGCAAACAGTATTTGGCTAACGTGGCATTGAAGATTAATGTCAAGGTTGGAGGAAGGAATACAGTTCTTGTTGATGCGATATCACGACGAATACCTCTAGTCAGTGACCGCCCGACTATAATTTTTGGTGCTGATGTTACCCATCCGCACCCTGGGGAGGATTCAAGCCCTTCTATTGCAGCT GTTGTTGCCTCCCAAGATTGGCCCGAGATTACGAAGTATGCTGGTTTGGTTTGTGCTCAAGCTCATCGCCAGGAGCTCATCCAAGATTTATTCAAGACATGGCAGGATCCAGTAAGGGGGACTGTTTCTGGTGGCATGATTAA GGAGCTCCTAATATCTTTCCGAAGAGCAACTGGACATAAGCCACAGCGCATCATATTCTACAG GGATGGTGTCAGTGAAGGCCAGTTTTATCAAGTGTTGTTGTATGAACTAGATGCTATTCGTAAG GCATGTGCTTCTTTGGAGCCAAATTATCAGCCTCCTGTTACCTTTGTTGTAGTACAAAAGCGACACCACACAAGGTTGTTTGCTAACAACCATAATGATCGCAATGCTGTTGACAAGAGTGGGAATATTTTGCCTG GCACAGTGGTGGACTCCAAAATCTGTCATCCCACGGAGTTTGACTTCTACTTATGTAGCCATGCTGGGATTCAG GGTACAAGCCGTCCAGCTCATTATCATGTGCTATGGGATGAGAACAAGTTTACAGCTGATGCTTTGCAGTCTCTTACAAATAACCTTTGCTATAC ATATGCAAGGTGCACGCGATCTGTGTCTATCG TTCCCCCTGCATACTATGCTCATCTTGCTGCATTCCGAGCTCGTTTTTACATGGAACCAGAGACTTCAGACAGTGGATCAATGATAAGTGGCCCTGCAGCAGGGCGAGGAGGTATGGGTGGAAGTGCTGGTCCACGAAGCACAAGAGCACCTGCTGCTGCTACTGCTGTGAGACCTCTGCCTGCCCTTAAGGAAAATGTCAAGCGGGTTATGTTTTATTGTTAG
- the LOC105800025 gene encoding tryptophan aminotransferase-related protein 2 has protein sequence MAYILSVFAVRNLLVLSLALNVSLILRVLLLHDSQDGSFNGFFFAEQKEEALATKITRLSSSVAPSSSLTMAQGDEDRVINLDHGDPTMYESYWQKKGDETTVVIPGWQFMSYFSDATRLCWFLEPEFAKQIVRLHNVVGNAVTENRHIVVGTGSTQLFQAALYALSPCAEAEPISVVSAAPYYSSYPLITDCLKSRLYKWAGDARSFSKNGPYIELVTSPNNPDGFARRSVVNGSEGILIHDLAYYWPQYTPISSPANYDLMLFTVSKSTGHAGMRIGWALVKDEDVARKMTKYIEINTIGVSKDSQVRAAKVLKVISDNSEGPNEGDSFFEFSYRVMAKRWKQLREAVQQSGLFSVSDFPPQLCMFLNRVFEPQPAFAWIKCEGDIEDCESFLRGKKILTRGGKHFGVSPKYVRISMLDRDKNYETFVRRLSTIRS, from the exons ATGGCATACATATTGAGTGTTTTTGCAGTGAGGAACTTGCTGGTTTTGTCACTGGCTCTGAATGTGAGTTTAATTTTGAGGGTCCTGCTTTTGCATGATTCTCAAGATGGGAGCTTTAATGGCTTCTTTTTTGCGGAGCAGAAGGAAGAGGCGCTTGCTACCAAAATAACACGTCTCTCTTCCTCTGTTGCACCATCGTCGTCTCTTACGATGGCTCAAGGCGACGAAGACAGGGTTATCAACCTCGATCA TGGCGATCCGACAATGTACGAAAGCTATTGGCAAAAGAAGGGGGATGAGACCACCGTTGTTATTCCTGGATGGCAGTTCATGAGCTACTTTTCGGATGCCACTAGACTTTGCTGGTTCTTAGAGCCTGAATTTGCAAAACAAATTGTCAGATTACACAATGTGGTCGGAAATGCAGTGACGGAGAACCGGCACATCGTTGTTGGGACGGGTTCAACGCAACTCTTCCAAGCTGCACTCTACGCACTGTCGCCCTGCGCTGAGGCAGAGCCCATTAGTGTGGTTTCAGCAGCCCCTTATTATTCT TCCTATCCTTTGATTACTGACTGCCTCAAGTCTAGGTTATATAAGTGGGCAGGTGATGCCCGGAGCTTTAGTAAAAATGGCCCTTACATTGAACTCGTTACCTCCCCCAACAATCCTGATGGATTCGCAAGGCGCTCTGTCGTCAACGGTAGTGaggggatattaattcatgatCTTGCCTATTATTGGCCACAATATACTCCGATATCCTCTCCGGCTAACTATGATTTGATGCTATTCACTGTGTCCAAGAGCACCGGTCATGCTGGGATGCGCATTGG GTGGGCTCTTGTTAAAGATGAGGATGTTGCAAGAAAAATGACAAAGTACATAGAGATCAACACCATTGGTGTGTCCAAGGATTCGCAGGTCAGAGCAGCCAAAGTTTTGAAAGTTATATCGGACAACAGTGAAGGACCAAATGAAGGCGATTCCTTCTTCGAGTTCAGCTACCGTGTTATGGCCAAGAGGTGGAAGCAATTGAGAGAGGCAGTGCAACAGAGTGGGCTATTTAGCGTGTCAGACTTCCCTCCCCAGCTTTGCATGTTTCTCAACAGGGTCTTCGAGCCTCAACCGG CATTCGCATGGATAAAGTGCGAAGGAGATATCGAGGATTGCGAAAGCTTCCTTCGAGGGAAGAAGATCCTGACGAGGGGTGGGAAGCACTTTGGGGTTAGCCCTAAGTATGTCCGGATAAGTATGTTGGATCGAGACAAAAATTATGAAACCTTTGTACGAAGGTTGTCTACCATCCGGTCCTGA